A region of Thermostichus vulcanus str. 'Rupite' DNA encodes the following proteins:
- a CDS encoding aromatic ring-hydroxylating oxygenase subunit alpha — MTAFYPATVQAGARTLPGHYYVSPSRFEAEIEQIFYRQWFCVGRSADFAQPGDFLQVQVLGESLILVRDPQAQAHAFFNHCRHRGTRLCSESQGHFSDGIPCPYHAWRYGLDGQLLAAPQMQEVEDFRREDYPLHPAALVEWEGFVWVNLSRNPQPFAEVFAPLQGRFREWNLSALRRGYRIEYDIQANWKLLFENYSECYHCPLIHPELARLSPARSGRNDLMEGPFLGGYMLLNPGVTSLSMNGQRTLPLISTVGDENQRRAYYYTLMPNLFLSLQPDYVMTHTLWPQGSARTRVVCDWLFEPETLTQADFDPSEVIELWDRTNRQDWHLCELTQQGVGSRAYEAGPLSHAEGLIQAFGREYRRQMQE, encoded by the coding sequence ATGACTGCCTTCTATCCCGCCACCGTTCAAGCGGGTGCCCGCACCCTACCCGGTCATTACTATGTCTCTCCCAGCCGCTTTGAGGCGGAGATTGAGCAAATTTTTTATCGCCAGTGGTTTTGTGTGGGGCGCAGCGCCGATTTTGCTCAACCGGGAGACTTTCTGCAGGTGCAGGTGCTGGGTGAAAGTCTAATTTTAGTCCGGGATCCCCAAGCTCAGGCCCATGCCTTTTTTAATCACTGCCGCCACCGTGGAACGCGCCTTTGTAGCGAATCGCAAGGGCATTTTTCGGATGGGATCCCGTGCCCCTATCATGCCTGGCGGTATGGGTTGGATGGACAGCTGCTGGCGGCCCCGCAAATGCAGGAGGTGGAAGATTTTCGTCGGGAAGACTATCCTCTCCACCCAGCTGCCCTGGTGGAGTGGGAAGGCTTTGTCTGGGTGAATCTCAGCCGCAATCCCCAACCCTTTGCCGAGGTTTTTGCCCCCTTGCAAGGGCGTTTTCGGGAATGGAACTTGTCAGCTTTGCGACGGGGATATCGCATCGAATACGACATTCAGGCCAATTGGAAGTTGCTGTTCGAAAACTATTCCGAGTGTTACCATTGCCCCCTCATTCACCCAGAACTGGCCCGTCTTTCCCCAGCCCGCAGTGGCCGGAATGACCTAATGGAAGGCCCTTTTTTGGGGGGGTATATGTTGCTCAACCCAGGGGTTACCAGCCTGAGTATGAACGGCCAACGCACCTTACCCCTAATCTCCACTGTGGGGGATGAAAACCAACGGCGGGCCTACTACTACACCCTCATGCCCAACCTGTTTTTGAGCTTGCAGCCGGATTATGTCATGACCCACACCCTTTGGCCGCAGGGATCCGCCCGGACGCGCGTTGTCTGTGATTGGCTGTTTGAGCCGGAAACATTGACGCAAGCAGACTTTGATCCGAGTGAAGTGATCGAACTGTGGGATCGCACCAACCGACAGGACTGGCACCTCTGTGAGCTGACCCAACAAGGGGTGGGATCCCGTGCCTACGAAGCCGGCCCCCTCTCCCATGCGGAGGGGTTGATCCAAGCCTTTGGGCGGGAGTATCGTCGTCAGATGCAAGAGTAG
- a CDS encoding GntR family transcriptional regulator: MSGKLSLEHPGFSLRTAQENVTLFLRHAIVSGQLPPGTRLIQAELASTLNISVTPIREALRELGAIGLVDLDPFRGAVVHTPTLTELEEIFEIRAALLPLNIRQGVYRIEDSMLDKAEEILDEMEGESDPATWIDLNRKFHELLYKAHSNTRLFQILQQLADLADLYINLSFSKKPLQRQSSEREHRQILSAYRRRNPEQAAAIAVAHINSTLEAAREALSELPNTNL; the protein is encoded by the coding sequence TTGTCTGGCAAACTTTCCCTTGAGCATCCTGGATTTTCACTACGGACAGCCCAGGAAAATGTCACTTTATTCCTGCGGCATGCTATTGTTTCAGGGCAGCTGCCCCCTGGCACTCGCCTGATTCAGGCAGAACTAGCCTCTACTCTCAACATTAGTGTCACCCCAATTCGAGAGGCCTTACGAGAACTGGGAGCGATTGGGTTGGTAGATTTGGATCCCTTTCGAGGTGCTGTGGTTCATACCCCCACCCTGACTGAACTTGAGGAGATTTTCGAAATCCGGGCAGCTCTGTTGCCTCTTAACATCCGACAAGGGGTTTATCGTATTGAAGACAGCATGCTTGATAAGGCGGAAGAGATTCTTGACGAGATGGAAGGTGAGTCGGATCCGGCCACCTGGATCGATCTCAACCGAAAGTTTCACGAACTGCTTTACAAAGCTCACTCCAACACTAGGCTTTTCCAGATACTGCAGCAACTGGCCGACTTGGCCGATCTCTACATCAATCTTTCATTTTCTAAAAAGCCTCTGCAACGACAGTCGTCTGAGCGAGAACATCGTCAGATCCTCAGTGCGTATCGTCGTCGAAATCCTGAGCAGGCTGCTGCCATTGCTGTTGCTCACATCAACTCAACTTTAGAGGCTGCTCGGGAGGCACTGAGTGAACTGCCAAACACCAACCTCTAA
- a CDS encoding ABC transporter permease produces MTANVQPTLRSIVRSPAWRHWIRPTFGSLAWSVLGAVFFIALWQGIILAFGIPPYLMASPQMTWNALLREKQVLWRNTGVTLWEMVAGLGVGSTFALVLAGLCTRSVAAERTIMPFAITLRSIPVVAIAPLITLLVGRGLGTSIVVATIVCFFPMLVNAVQGFKSTQRTVQELFHVCGADPWQIFWWARVPFALPHLFTGLRAAAPAAILGAMLAEWLTGTQGLGYMIINAASRRDQGLLWAVVILSTLLALGVFWLVATLERWLTHWAK; encoded by the coding sequence ATGACAGCAAATGTCCAACCCACTCTCCGGTCAATCGTGAGATCACCTGCTTGGAGACACTGGATCCGACCCACCTTTGGGTCTTTAGCTTGGAGCGTACTGGGTGCAGTATTTTTTATCGCCCTCTGGCAGGGGATCATCCTCGCCTTTGGGATCCCGCCTTACCTAATGGCTTCTCCTCAGATGACCTGGAATGCCCTTCTGCGGGAGAAACAAGTGTTATGGCGCAATACGGGGGTCACCCTCTGGGAGATGGTGGCAGGTCTGGGAGTGGGATCCACCTTTGCCCTAGTGCTAGCGGGGCTGTGTACCCGTTCAGTGGCGGCAGAGCGCACCATCATGCCCTTTGCCATCACCTTGCGCAGCATTCCCGTTGTGGCCATAGCCCCCCTGATTACCCTGCTGGTGGGCCGCGGTCTGGGCACCAGCATTGTGGTGGCCACCATCGTCTGCTTTTTTCCCATGCTGGTGAATGCGGTGCAAGGGTTCAAAAGCACCCAACGAACGGTGCAGGAGTTATTTCATGTGTGTGGAGCGGATCCCTGGCAAATCTTTTGGTGGGCGCGGGTACCCTTTGCTCTGCCCCATCTGTTTACAGGCTTGCGGGCGGCGGCACCGGCAGCCATTTTGGGGGCCATGCTGGCGGAGTGGCTGACAGGCACCCAAGGGCTGGGCTACATGATCATTAATGCAGCTTCCCGTCGAGATCAAGGGCTCCTATGGGCGGTTGTGATCCTGAGCACACTCCTGGCACTGGGGGTGTTTTGGTTAGTGGCGACTCTGGAGCGATGGCTAACCCACTGGGCCAAGTGA
- a CDS encoding ABC transporter permease: protein MSLSLNSCLLLHQLLQGVSSRLWQGIRAYRWSLMIGLGSLLLWQAMGMWGWLPITVPTPWQVALALRRWHEVLWFHAQATGVAALVGYAAACGLALGLGMLAVFVPPAEGLLYNLAVIVYSVPLIALTPLLVIWLGTGSSVRVVIAAIASFFPIMVGAIQGFKATDEQAQELFQLLSADRWQMFCHLQWPAALPYLFAGLKAAAASAVLGAIISEWTGADRGLGMMMTFALFSFDVPQVWLTMLTSAAMAVGSFAVVSFAEQVCMGRRQA from the coding sequence ATGTCCCTCAGTCTCAACTCCTGTTTGCTCCTCCACCAGCTCCTGCAAGGGGTCAGCTCACGGCTCTGGCAAGGGATCCGAGCTTATCGCTGGTCTCTGATGATTGGCCTAGGATCCCTGCTGCTCTGGCAAGCGATGGGGATGTGGGGTTGGTTGCCCATTACGGTGCCCACCCCCTGGCAAGTGGCTCTGGCTCTGAGACGATGGCATGAGGTGCTCTGGTTTCATGCGCAGGCCACAGGAGTGGCCGCGTTAGTAGGCTATGCCGCCGCCTGTGGACTGGCCTTGGGGTTGGGAATGCTGGCGGTGTTTGTGCCCCCCGCCGAAGGGCTCCTCTACAACCTGGCAGTGATCGTCTACAGCGTGCCCCTCATCGCCCTTACCCCACTGTTGGTCATCTGGCTGGGTACGGGCTCCTCAGTACGGGTGGTGATTGCAGCTATTGCCTCTTTTTTCCCGATTATGGTGGGAGCTATTCAGGGTTTCAAGGCCACCGATGAACAAGCCCAGGAGCTCTTTCAGTTGCTCTCTGCCGATCGCTGGCAGATGTTTTGCCATCTGCAATGGCCAGCAGCTCTGCCCTATCTTTTTGCAGGGCTGAAGGCAGCAGCAGCCAGTGCGGTCCTGGGGGCGATTATCTCAGAGTGGACGGGGGCTGACCGGGGGTTGGGCATGATGATGACCTTCGCCCTATTTTCCTTCGATGTGCCGCAGGTGTGGCTGACCATGCTCACCAGTGCCGCTATGGCAGTGGGCAGCTTTGCCGTGGTGTCGTTTGCCGAGCAGGTTTGCATGGGCAGGAGGCAAGCATGA
- a CDS encoding ABC transporter ATP-binding protein, translating into MREPHLEARQVSHQFRLKPQSITVLDQVDLQLQRGQFGALIGPSGCGKSTLLRLIADILQPTAGTLTIGGDPPSRVRKRHAIGFVFQEATLLPWRTVIDNVRLPIQIARKSGLPSAASPQELIRLVGLEGFEQALPSQLSGGMRQRVSIARALVLQPEVLLLDEPFGALDEITRQRMNLELLRIWSEAGITTLLVTHSIAEAVLMADQIFVMSARPGRIIEQVPVPLARPRHLGLMREQVFFETENRVRDALFTQEIAQEPPSLQPRALPTQV; encoded by the coding sequence ATGAGGGAACCTCATCTCGAGGCGCGGCAGGTCAGCCATCAATTTCGTCTTAAACCTCAGTCCATTACGGTTTTGGATCAGGTAGATCTACAGTTGCAGCGAGGGCAGTTCGGGGCGTTGATCGGCCCCAGCGGCTGCGGCAAATCCACCCTACTGCGCTTGATCGCCGATATCCTGCAACCCACTGCTGGCACCTTAACCATCGGCGGGGATCCCCCCAGCCGCGTCCGCAAGCGACATGCCATCGGCTTTGTCTTTCAGGAGGCCACCCTGCTGCCCTGGCGAACCGTGATAGACAATGTGCGGTTGCCCATCCAGATCGCTCGCAAATCTGGTTTACCCTCGGCAGCATCGCCCCAGGAGCTGATCCGGCTGGTGGGGCTGGAGGGGTTTGAGCAGGCTCTGCCCAGCCAACTGTCGGGAGGGATGCGCCAACGGGTTTCCATTGCCCGAGCTTTGGTGTTGCAGCCGGAGGTGTTGCTGCTGGATGAACCCTTTGGGGCCCTGGATGAGATCACCCGCCAGCGCATGAACCTAGAATTGTTGCGCATCTGGTCGGAGGCGGGTATCACCACTCTGTTGGTCACCCACAGCATTGCAGAAGCAGTGTTGATGGCCGATCAGATCTTTGTCATGTCAGCGCGTCCTGGACGCATCATCGAGCAAGTTCCGGTTCCACTGGCTCGTCCTCGTCACCTGGGTTTGATGCGGGAGCAGGTTTTTTTTGAAACCGAGAACCGTGTCCGTGATGCCCTATTCACTCAAGAGATAGCTCAAGAGCCCCCTAGTCTGCAGCCGAGAGCCTTACCAACTCAAGTATGA
- a CDS encoding amidohydrolase family protein, with translation MSESVVSSIAVERVLTHPGVQPARHSLRLSWWHGQITALDSALDDSPAVSNPLAGSATSLLAMPPLANAHDHGRGLPTLAFGAVDQALELWIPALRAQPQVDPYLLTAYALAKLARSGVGSVVHCHNPQGSDPESLMQEANSACRAAQEVGLRMAFVVPLSDRNRLAYGGDGQVLAGLSAQQQQAIRNIWDQPPLPVAEQVALVPAIAARCESERVSVQFGPIGPQWCSEPLLEAVAAASAAQNRRVHMHLFETRYQREWADATYPQGLLCYLDKIGLLSPRLTVAHGVWLRPDEWHLLAERGVIVSVNTSSNLRLRSGLAPLAPMLKAGIPVALGMDGMSLDDDEDALRELRLTYALHAGVGLDVAVTPAQIFAASMRHGTRAVTGLTTAGTLEVGSPADVLFLNYGSLSEDVLPDICDETDLVLGRARAEHVVGLIIGGQPVVQQGRVVGVDEAAIRTELIAQAQAASAQVYALQPLVRSFQDQIRRFYAQGQHTQRPAVAQEVTQ, from the coding sequence ATGAGTGAGTCAGTTGTCAGTAGTATCGCTGTGGAGCGGGTTTTAACCCACCCTGGGGTGCAGCCCGCCCGTCATTCGCTGCGATTGAGCTGGTGGCATGGCCAGATTACAGCCTTGGATTCGGCCCTTGATGATTCTCCAGCTGTATCTAATCCTCTCGCTGGGTCGGCCACGTCGCTGCTGGCTATGCCTCCCTTAGCCAATGCCCACGATCATGGGCGGGGGTTGCCTACGCTAGCTTTTGGGGCAGTGGATCAGGCTTTAGAGCTTTGGATCCCAGCATTACGAGCCCAACCTCAGGTGGATCCCTATCTGCTGACTGCCTACGCCTTAGCTAAGCTGGCCCGCAGTGGCGTTGGCTCGGTGGTGCACTGCCACAATCCCCAAGGTTCGGATCCCGAGTCCCTGATGCAAGAGGCTAACTCGGCTTGTCGAGCTGCCCAGGAGGTTGGCCTACGGATGGCCTTTGTAGTACCCCTGAGCGACCGCAATCGTCTGGCCTATGGTGGGGATGGGCAGGTATTGGCAGGCCTGAGTGCCCAGCAGCAACAGGCCATTCGCAATATTTGGGATCAACCTCCGTTGCCTGTGGCAGAACAAGTGGCCTTGGTGCCTGCTATTGCTGCTCGCTGCGAGAGCGAACGGGTGTCGGTGCAATTTGGCCCAATTGGCCCCCAATGGTGTTCGGAGCCCTTGCTCGAGGCGGTAGCTGCCGCTTCAGCCGCCCAAAATCGTCGGGTACATATGCACCTGTTTGAGACCCGCTACCAACGAGAGTGGGCAGATGCCACCTATCCCCAGGGGTTGCTCTGCTATCTGGACAAGATTGGATTGCTCTCCCCAAGGTTGACGGTGGCCCATGGAGTTTGGCTGCGGCCCGATGAGTGGCACCTCTTGGCGGAACGAGGGGTGATCGTATCGGTGAACACCAGTTCGAATTTGCGCTTACGCTCCGGTCTGGCACCACTAGCCCCCATGCTCAAGGCTGGGATCCCGGTGGCGCTGGGGATGGACGGTATGTCGCTGGATGACGACGAGGACGCCCTGCGGGAGCTGCGGCTGACCTATGCCCTCCATGCGGGGGTGGGGCTGGATGTGGCGGTGACTCCAGCCCAGATCTTTGCTGCCTCGATGCGTCATGGGACCAGGGCAGTCACAGGCTTGACCACGGCAGGAACTCTGGAGGTGGGATCCCCGGCAGATGTGCTCTTTTTGAACTATGGATCCCTATCGGAAGATGTGTTGCCAGATATCTGTGATGAGACAGACCTGGTATTGGGGAGAGCCCGAGCTGAGCATGTGGTCGGTTTGATCATTGGGGGGCAGCCAGTCGTGCAACAGGGCCGGGTGGTTGGGGTGGATGAAGCGGCCATCCGCACGGAGCTCATCGCCCAAGCCCAAGCTGCCTCAGCTCAGGTTTATGCCCTGCAACCCTTGGTGCGTTCCTTTCAAGACCAGATTCGCCGCTTCTACGCCCAAGGCCAGCATACTCAGAGGCCGGCGGTGGCTCAGGAGGTGACCCAATGA
- a CDS encoding ABC transporter substrate-binding protein: MFKRRQFLQGGMFAGGAVLSLSSASRLLSRTAQAQSFESVDFQLGWVKSVQFGGHFAAIENGYFAEEGIEADFKTGGPNIDPISLVASGQVMLGDAGSNDIIIARAQGTPIKAFACIFQKTPFALMSLKKSPILSVPEMAGKTIAIPDFSRPPIIALLQKNGLSESDVTFVPVGTDPAILATGQVDGYFGYATNQGIILQERGVEIEIAYTYDLGLVEYGNAFFTTDKVLETQSDLLVRWLRADIKGWQFAVENPEETARLMVDTYGQRGLDLEAQIAEAKAQVELIAGGLAEERGLCWISEEVFAQSIDLLANDFAAIESALEPSDVMTAAILEAAYQGATRIS, translated from the coding sequence ATGTTCAAGCGTCGGCAGTTTCTTCAAGGGGGCATGTTTGCAGGGGGCGCTGTGTTGTCACTGTCGTCAGCTTCTCGGCTCCTGTCCCGAACCGCCCAGGCCCAGAGTTTCGAGTCGGTAGATTTTCAGTTGGGCTGGGTCAAGAGCGTCCAGTTTGGGGGGCACTTTGCCGCCATCGAAAACGGCTATTTTGCCGAGGAAGGCATCGAAGCCGATTTCAAAACCGGCGGCCCCAATATTGATCCCATCAGTCTGGTGGCCAGTGGTCAGGTGATGCTGGGGGATGCCGGCAGCAACGACATCATCATTGCCCGGGCCCAGGGCACCCCCATTAAGGCGTTTGCCTGCATTTTTCAAAAAACCCCATTTGCCCTGATGAGTCTGAAGAAGTCCCCCATTCTCTCTGTGCCTGAAATGGCAGGCAAGACCATTGCCATTCCGGATTTTTCGCGTCCCCCGATCATTGCCCTGTTGCAGAAAAACGGTCTGTCGGAGTCAGATGTCACTTTCGTGCCGGTGGGGACAGATCCGGCTATCTTGGCCACCGGGCAGGTGGATGGCTACTTCGGCTATGCCACCAACCAGGGCATCATTCTGCAGGAACGGGGGGTCGAGATTGAGATCGCCTACACCTATGATCTTGGCCTTGTGGAGTATGGCAACGCCTTCTTCACCACCGACAAGGTGCTAGAAACCCAGTCGGATCTGTTGGTGCGTTGGTTACGGGCGGATATCAAAGGTTGGCAGTTTGCCGTGGAGAACCCCGAGGAGACAGCTCGGTTGATGGTAGATACCTATGGGCAGCGGGGGCTGGATCTAGAGGCTCAAATTGCTGAAGCCAAGGCTCAAGTGGAGCTGATCGCCGGTGGGTTGGCGGAAGAACGGGGCCTGTGCTGGATCAGCGAGGAGGTGTTCGCCCAGAGCATTGACCTGCTAGCCAACGACTTTGCGGCCATCGAGAGTGCTCTCGAGCCGTCGGATGTGATGACGGCAGCGATTTTGGAGGCCGCCTATCAAGGAGCCACCCGCATCTCATGA
- a CDS encoding SDR family NAD(P)-dependent oxidoreductase: MSMSVDPECFSHKVVLVTGASSGIGQAVALRLAARGVKVGVAGRSTQGIQQTLHRLQDAGGHGIPLPMDVGIPEQVEGAVAQLEDTFGGLDWIVCAAGISPMGSVLETSFDLWQETLRVDLTGVFLTCKAGIPALIRRGGGAIVTIAGTLGLYAMPQKAAYCAAKAGVVNLTRQMAIDYGKQGIRINCICPGFIETPINADLDPVVKEHFLGKLPLPRAGSADDVASTVLFLLSEASTYTTGAVLSVDGGQGLGLL, from the coding sequence ATGTCAATGTCGGTAGATCCTGAGTGCTTTTCCCACAAAGTAGTTCTGGTCACGGGTGCTAGTTCTGGCATTGGTCAAGCTGTGGCCCTGCGCTTAGCCGCTCGTGGAGTCAAGGTGGGGGTGGCCGGGCGCTCAACCCAAGGGATCCAGCAGACCCTTCACCGATTGCAGGATGCCGGGGGACATGGGATCCCGTTGCCGATGGATGTGGGGATCCCGGAGCAGGTGGAAGGTGCTGTCGCTCAGCTAGAAGATACCTTTGGGGGTCTCGACTGGATCGTCTGTGCGGCAGGCATCAGCCCCATGGGTAGCGTTTTGGAAACATCCTTTGATCTGTGGCAGGAGACGCTGCGGGTGGATTTGACGGGGGTGTTTCTTACCTGCAAAGCGGGGATCCCAGCGCTAATCAGGCGAGGGGGCGGGGCCATCGTCACCATTGCTGGCACTCTCGGCCTTTACGCCATGCCCCAGAAGGCCGCCTACTGTGCAGCTAAGGCGGGAGTGGTCAACCTCACCCGTCAAATGGCAATCGACTATGGCAAACAGGGGATTCGGATCAACTGCATTTGCCCTGGCTTCATTGAGACCCCGATCAACGCAGATTTAGACCCAGTCGTGAAGGAGCACTTCTTGGGCAAGTTGCCCCTACCTCGGGCTGGCTCAGCTGATGATGTCGCCTCAACAGTCCTTTTTTTGCTCAGTGAGGCCTCGACCTACACCACCGGAGCTGTGTTGTCGGTGGACGGGGGCCAGGGCTTGGGGCTGTTGTGA
- a CDS encoding isopenicillin N synthase family dioxygenase — protein sequence MVAVQDPHSRPQPRQGWGGRDPDATLQAPEIPVIDIGALGFTDEPDSGQAVAQAIGRACQEIGFFYVVNHGVPQDLREQVFVEAKRFFALPLEEKLKIPATRDHYRGYLALQSKGYANGKGDFFEGFKMQLDLGPEDPDVRAGKPLHAPNKWPENLPGFRETLLTYQAAMHELADRIAQGFALALGVDRYFFRPFFQKPLTQLSLMHYPPQPPETLGDYFGVHPHSDTGAFTILMQDETGGLEVGHRSGEWVSAPPIPDTYLINIGDMMARWTNDRFTSTPHRVINRANQNRISVPFFVNPDYDAVVECIPTCQSATVPARYPATHVGDYILGVYTSGWQGEEGFQKESTSLV from the coding sequence ATGGTTGCCGTTCAAGATCCCCATTCACGGCCTCAACCTCGCCAGGGGTGGGGTGGGCGCGACCCTGACGCAACGTTACAAGCTCCAGAGATTCCAGTCATTGATATTGGAGCGTTGGGATTTACGGATGAGCCGGACTCGGGACAGGCCGTTGCCCAGGCTATCGGTCGAGCCTGCCAGGAGATTGGTTTTTTCTATGTGGTCAATCACGGGGTTCCTCAAGATTTGCGGGAGCAGGTATTTGTCGAAGCCAAGCGGTTTTTTGCTCTCCCCCTGGAAGAGAAGCTGAAGATTCCCGCCACCCGCGATCATTACCGGGGTTATCTGGCTCTACAAAGTAAAGGCTATGCCAATGGCAAAGGGGACTTTTTTGAGGGCTTCAAGATGCAACTGGATCTGGGGCCTGAGGATCCCGATGTGAGGGCGGGCAAACCTTTGCATGCCCCCAACAAGTGGCCCGAGAACCTGCCAGGATTTCGTGAAACCCTATTGACTTACCAAGCTGCCATGCACGAGCTGGCTGATCGTATTGCCCAGGGGTTTGCCTTGGCGTTAGGGGTAGACCGCTATTTCTTTCGACCCTTTTTTCAAAAACCCCTCACTCAGCTCAGTCTGATGCACTACCCGCCCCAGCCCCCGGAAACGTTGGGAGACTACTTTGGGGTGCATCCCCATTCCGATACAGGTGCCTTCACCATTCTGATGCAGGACGAAACCGGTGGCCTCGAGGTGGGGCATCGCTCGGGGGAATGGGTCAGTGCTCCCCCCATTCCAGACACCTATTTGATCAACATTGGGGATATGATGGCCCGCTGGACAAACGACCGGTTTACTTCAACCCCTCATCGCGTCATTAACCGAGCCAACCAAAATCGCATCTCGGTACCCTTTTTCGTCAATCCTGACTACGACGCTGTGGTGGAGTGTATTCCCACCTGCCAGTCGGCAACGGTTCCCGCTCGCTACCCCGCCACCCATGTGGGGGACTACATCTTGGGGGTTTACACCTCAGGCTGGCAAGGAGAGGAGGGCTTTCAAAAGGAATCCACCAGCTTGGTCTAA
- a CDS encoding orotate phosphoribosyltransferase: MSVLSDTAALLAWVERSGALQKGHFKLASGLHASRFFRCIKLFQDPNACEALFVELACRFQAQSPDVVMGANEAGSILAFELARRLGAEVAIARQSQDEQRYRLIEGFELVPGARVLVVDDITTTGGTAKQLVEIVRQANGIPVGVGLVATKGIFAIDLGCPTEVLLELQGMDAVDPQDCPLCQQGIPLSG, translated from the coding sequence TTGTCTGTCTTGTCTGACACAGCAGCGTTATTGGCGTGGGTAGAGCGTTCGGGGGCCCTGCAAAAGGGGCACTTCAAGCTGGCCAGCGGCCTTCATGCTAGCCGCTTTTTTCGCTGCATCAAGCTGTTTCAGGATCCCAACGCCTGTGAGGCCCTTTTTGTAGAGCTGGCTTGTCGGTTCCAGGCTCAAAGCCCTGATGTGGTGATGGGAGCCAATGAAGCAGGCAGTATTTTGGCCTTTGAGCTCGCCAGACGGTTAGGGGCTGAAGTCGCTATTGCCCGCCAAAGCCAAGACGAGCAGCGTTACCGGCTGATCGAGGGATTTGAACTAGTCCCTGGCGCTCGAGTTCTAGTAGTCGATGACATTACCACAACAGGGGGAACTGCCAAGCAATTGGTAGAGATTGTGCGGCAAGCTAATGGGATCCCTGTGGGAGTGGGGTTAGTCGCCACCAAGGGGATCTTTGCCATCGACCTAGGATGCCCCACAGAGGTGCTCCTTGAGCTTCAGGGCATGGATGCCGTGGATCCTCAGGATTGTCCCCTCTGTCAACAAGGGATCCCGTTGAGTGGGTAG
- a CDS encoding GlcG/HbpS family heme-binding protein, translating to MYLCQKTELTCEGALVVLNGAIAKAKAMGVPQCIAVVDPAGNLLAYARMDGAKVLSQLSSTQKAVTAASSRGATGLVPADLELKLGLVTGGQLTNLKGGLPIVVQGQVIGAVGVGSGTGDQDVEVGQAGIDALMQALKHQEN from the coding sequence ATGTATCTTTGCCAAAAGACGGAGCTGACCTGTGAGGGGGCCCTAGTAGTACTCAACGGGGCCATCGCCAAAGCCAAAGCCATGGGGGTACCCCAATGTATTGCCGTGGTGGATCCGGCGGGCAATCTACTAGCCTATGCGCGTATGGATGGGGCCAAGGTACTGAGCCAGCTATCCTCAACCCAAAAGGCGGTAACAGCAGCCTCATCACGGGGGGCAACGGGGTTGGTGCCTGCTGATCTGGAGCTGAAGCTGGGCTTGGTAACTGGTGGACAACTAACCAACTTGAAGGGTGGGTTGCCCATTGTGGTTCAGGGGCAGGTGATTGGCGCCGTCGGGGTGGGATCCGGCACTGGCGATCAAGATGTCGAGGTAGGGCAGGCTGGGATTGATGCTTTGATGCAGGCGCTTAAACATCAGGAGAACTAG